Proteins encoded by one window of Cannabis sativa cultivar Pink pepper isolate KNU-18-1 chromosome 4, ASM2916894v1, whole genome shotgun sequence:
- the LOC115714377 gene encoding peroxidase 35: protein MSQFKIVLVLSLCLSLCLLPSPTSAQLKQNFYSKTCPNVENIVRNVVRQKFQQTFVTIPATLRLFFHDCFVSGCDASVMIASTGGNKAEKDHPDNLSLAGDGFDTVIKAKAAVDAVPSCKNKVSCADILTMATRDVVALAGGPSYAVELGRFDGKTSTASSVNGKLPKGSFNVDQLNSMFKANGLSQADMVALSAAHTLGFSHCSQITSRIWGSKVDSTLNSTYAKQLQAMCPRNVDPRIAINMDPNTPRTFDNMYYKNLQQKKGLFTSDQVLFEDSRTRPTVNAWATNTNAFNNAFISAMTRLGRVGVKNSQNGNIRINCGAFN from the exons ATGTCCCAGTTCAAAATTGTACTGGTATTATCACTCTGCCTCAGTTTATGCCTCTTACCTAGTCCCACATCGGCCCAGCTTAAGCAAAACTTTTACTCCAAAACATGTCCTAATGTCGAAAACATTGTCCGAAACGTTGTGCGCCAGAAGTTTCAACAGACCTTTGTTACCATTCCCGCTACTCTTCGTCTCTTCTTCCACGATTGCTTTGTTTcg GGCTGTGACGCATCTGTAATGATTGCTTCCACTGGAGGAAACAAGGCCGAGAAGGATCACCCAGATAATCTATCGCTTGCTGGTGATGGTTTTGACACTGTGATCAAAGCTAAGGCTGCAGTTGATGCTGTTCCAAGTTGCAAAAACAAAGTCTCGTGTGCTGATATTCTCACCATGGCCACCCGTGATGTTGTTGCTCTg GCAGGTGGACCTTCTTATGCGGTTGAGTTGGGAAGATTCGATGGGAAAACTTCGACTGCATCAAGTGTGAATGGAAAGCTTCCAAAGGGTTCCTTCAATGTGGACCAGCTCAACTCCATGTTTAAAGCTAATGGTTTGAGCCAGGCAGATATGGTTGCTCTATCTG CGGCGCACACCCTTGGATTCTCTCATTGCAGCCAGATCACAAGCAGAATATGGGGTAGCAAAGTGGACTCCACCCTAAACAGCACATACGCCAAACAGCTCCAAGCAATGTGTCCAAGAAATGTGGACCCCAGAATAGCCATCAACATGGACCCAAACACCCCTAGAACTTTTGACAACATGTATTACAAGAATCTTCAACAGAAAAAGGGTCTTTTCACTTCGGATCAAGTCCTATTTGAGGACTCAAGAACTAGGCCTACTGTCAATGCATGGGCTACTAACACAAATGCCTTTAACAATGCATTTATTTCTGCAATGACTAGGTTGGGCCGAGTCGGAGTTAAGAACAGTCAAAATGGTAATATTCGTATCAACTGTGGTGCTTTCAATTAG